In the Mastacembelus armatus chromosome 17, fMasArm1.2, whole genome shotgun sequence genome, one interval contains:
- the klhl24a gene encoding kelch-like protein 24a, translating into MVLILGRRMNREDPGIRDSPAVKRKVFEVDSKTLACQDVLDFCSGASHSEGILQVFNEFRDCRLFTDVVISVQGREFPCHRAVLSACSSYFRAMFCNDHRESREMLVEINGIMAEAMDSFLTYVYTGRAKITTENVQFLFETSSLFQIATLRDACAKFLEDQLDPCNCLGIQRFADAHALKQLASRCRSYALANFSEVAQHEEFLDLHTEELEEYIDSDELCIGKEEVVFEAVLRWVYYNVEHRKPMLKALLHHVRLPLLHPNYFVQTVEGDELIQNAPECYQLLHEARRYHVLGNEMMSPRTRPRRSTGYSEVIVVVGGCERVGGFNLPYTECYDPVTGEWKSLAKLPEFTKSEYAVCALRNDILVSGGRINSRDVWMYNSQLNLWIRVASLIKGRWRHKMGVLLGKVYAVGGYDGQSRLSSVECYDSFSNRWTEVAPMKEAVSSPAVASCAGKLFVIGGGPDDDTCSDKVQSYDPDADSWLLRANIPIAKRCITAVSLNNLIYVCGGLTKSVFCYDPLEDYWMHVVHTFNKLESCGMSVCNGKIFILGGRGENGDATDTIQCYDPSTGIITGVAAMPRPISYHGCVTIHRYNDKYQRH; encoded by the exons ATGGTGTTGATTCTAGGCAGAAGGATGAACAGGGAGGACCCTGGGATCAGAGACTCACCAGCTGTCAAACGCAAG GTGTTTGAGGTTGACTCTAAAACTTTGGCATGCCAGGATGTCTTGGACTTCTGTTCTGGTGCATCCCACTCAGAGGGCATCCTGCAGGTGTTCAATGAATTTCGCGACTGCCGCCTGTTCACCGATGTGGTCATCAGCGTTCAGGGCCGTGAGTTTCCCTGCCATCGTGCTGTGCTTTCTGCCTGCTCTTCCTACTTCAGAGCGATGTTCTGCAATGATCACCGTGAGAGCCGTGAGATGCTGGTGGAGATCAATGGCATAATGGCTGAGGCGATGGACTCCTTCCTCACTTATGTTTACACAGGTCGTGCCAAGATCACCACTGAGAATGTCCAGTTCCTCTTTGAAACCTCCAGCCTCTTTCAGATCGCCACACTGCGTGATGCCTGTGCAAAGTTCCTGGAGGACCAGCTGGACCCATGCAACTGCCTGGGCATCCAGCGCTTTGCAGATGCACATGCCCTGAAGCAGCTAGCGAGCCGCTGCCGCAGTTACGCCCTGGCCAACTTCTCAGAGGTGGCTCAGCATGAGGAGTTCCTTGACCTACACACAGAAGAGCTGGAAGAGTACATTGACAGTGATGAGCTGTGCATTgggaaggaggaggtggtgtTTGAGGCGGTGTTGCGCTGGGTATACTACAATGTGGAACACAGGAAACCCATGCTGAAGGCCCTGCTGCACCATGTGCGCCTGCCACTTCTGCACCCAAACTACTTTGTCCAGACAGTGGAGGGAGACGAACTCATCCAGAATGCACCAGAGTGCTACCAGCTTCTTCATGAGGCCAGGCGCTACCACGTGCTAGGAAATGAAATGATGTCACCCAGAACTCGGCCACGCAG GTCAACCGGCTACTCTGAGGTGATTGTTGTGGTGGGTGGCTGTGAGAGAGTTGGTGGCTTCAACCTGCCCTACACTGAATGCTATGATCCAGTCACAGGAGAGTGGAAATCACTGGCCAAACTGCCAGAGTTCACCAAGTCAGAGTATGCTGTCTGCGCGCTTCGCAATGACATTCTGGTGTCAG GTGGTCGTATCAACAGCAGGGATGTGTGGATGTACAACTCACAGCTCAACCTATGGATCAGAGTGGCTTCTCTTATCAAAGGCCGCTGGCGGCACAAGATGGGCGTCTTACTGGGCAAG GTCTATGCTGTGGGTGGCTATGATGGCCAGAGCCGCTTGAGCAGTGTGGAGTGTTATGACTCCTTTTCTAACCGCTGGACAGAAGTGGCTCCAATGAAAGAGGCAGTCAGCTCCCCAGCTGTGGCCAGCTGTGCTGGCAAGCTGTTTGTCATAGGAGGAGGACCCGACGACGACACTTGTTCAGACAAG GTTCAGTCCTATGACCCGGACGCAGACTCCTGGTTACTACGGGCCAACATCCCCATTGCCAAGCGCTGCATCACAGCAGTGTCCCTTAACAACCTGATCTATGTGTGCGGCGGTCTCACCAAGTCCGTATTCTGCTATGACCCTCTAGAGGACTACTGGATGCATGTGGTCCACACCTTTAACAAGCTG GAGAGCTGTGGCATGTCTGTGTGCAATGGTAAGATCTTCATCCTTGGTGGCAGAGGGGAAAATGGCGACGCAACCGACACCATCCAGTGTTATGACCCGTCAACAGGCATCATCACAGGAGTGGCAGCCATGCCACGACCAATCTCCTACCACGGTTGTGTAACCATCCATCGCTACAATGACAAGTACCAAAGGCACTGA
- the mterf4 gene encoding transcription termination factor 4, mitochondrial, protein MTEIYVRRTSMGSRVAVCQVLRWTVRNGAYSVFSPLQFGTCRFQPLWIGCRLFCPSTTQSPLPSAQHNNALRPTAGMPDSALSLPSLVDMGFTDAQAEQIHEAVCKVRGGSATKHALSTLTALFGLGFNPSSVLKMLQKCPELYTVRESQLQQCINYLRKLGLVEGSLQRTLAHYPQILTVPVKTIKHVVLLLREKCLFTVQQVADIFRDSPAIVLEDLSQTEYKFQYVYFRMGIKQAEMVKTRLFRFTLDEVRCRHCFLERRGLYQTPDKRGQTSIINPKLDSILKIDLDTYLSEIANASAEEYDVFQRLMARECQEQDQQYDSIEADSEDDNDDDEDEDEESGGKSGYRKRAKK, encoded by the exons ATGACGGAAATATATGTGCGACGGACAAGCATGGGTTCCCGTGTTGCTGTGTGTCAG gTCCTTCGGTGGACCGTGAGAAACGGTGCATATTCTGTCTTCAGCCCTCTTCAGTTTGGGACATGTCGCTTCCAGCCTCTATGGATCGGCTGCAGATTGTTCTGTCCCTCCACCACCCAGAGTCCTCTGCcatcagcacaacacaacaacGCACTCCGACCTACAGCTGGGATGCCAGACTCAGCACTGTCCCTGCCGTCTTTGGTTGACATGGGATTCACAGACGCCCAGGCAGAGCAGATACATGAGGCTGTGTGCAAAGTCAGAGGAGGCAGCGCTACCAAACATGCTCTGTCAACCCTCACAGCTCTGTTTGGCTTGGGCTTCAATCCTTCCAGTGTGCTGAAGATGCTGCAGAAGTGTCCTGAACTTTATACTGTCAGGGAATCACAGCTTCAGCAGTGCATAAACTACCTGCGGAAACTAGGTTTAGTGGAAG GCAGTCTCCAGAGAACGTTGGCCCATTATCCACAGATTCTCACTGTGCCCGtgaagacaataaaacatgtgGTGCTGCTCCTCAGAGAGAAATGTCTGTTTACAGTCCAGCAAGTTGCAGACATCTTCAGAGATAGTCCGGCCATAGTACTGGAAGATCTGAGCCAGACGGAGTACAAGTTTCAG TACGTCTACTTCAGAATGGGTATAAAACAGGCAGAGATGGTGAAGACCCGGTTATTCCGTTTCACTCTGGACGAAGTTCGCTGTCGACACTGTTTTCTGGAGCGCAGGGGTCTGTACCAAACCCCAGACAAGAGGGGGCAGACATCCATTATCAACCCCAAACTGGACAGCATCCTTAAGATCGACCTGGACACCTACCTCTCAGAGATTGCCAATGCGTCAGCAGAGGAATATGATGTATTCCAGAGACTGATGGCAAGAGAATGTCAGGAACAGGACCAACAGTATGACAGCATTGAAGCTGATAGCGAGGATGACAATGACGacgatgaggatgaggatgaggagtcTGGAGGGAAAAGTGGATACAGGAAACGGGCAAAGAAATGA
- the LOC113134742 gene encoding probable G-protein coupled receptor 148, giving the protein MTSTALISNLTQDWVESLQRWQLDLFVIPTTAITLATLLTNPVLLTCIFMSHALRQETRYLLVANTLTADILFVVLNLVTVICNTVRAQIPWLLCEMVTVVTVTTYCCAILTITLMVVDTYAAVRWPLRYHDILPPVRTYCILVGVWVLAAIYPLILMTMVEVKEETPHKTVPICLVVISLGFLQVQNMVGIHIYFFVAALICAVLIFYCYVRLYMVTRTQGIWQMRFSRARVTLLAHGTLLLLYFAPGFIFILELCLFRREDVSQDVRVWINTVNMCVFMLLPRAFAPFLYGLRYREISDTLMQFLHRHRRLNPGTVS; this is encoded by the coding sequence ATGACGTCAACAGCACTGATTTCAAACCTCACACAGGACTGGGTTGAGAGCCTGCAGAGGTGGCAACTTGATTTGTTTGTTATCCCCACCACAGCCATCACTCTGGCCACATTACTAACCAACCCTGTTCTCCTGACATGCATCTTTATGTCCCATGCCTTGCGTCAGGAGACACGTTACCTGCTGGTGGCCAACACCCTGACAGCAGATATTCTCTTTGTCGTTCTGAACCTGGTCACAGTGATTTGTAACACCGTGAGAGCTCAGATACCCTGGCTGCTCTGTGAGATGGTCACAGTCGTCACTGTCACCACCTACTGCTGTGCCATCCTCACCATCACCCTCATGGTGGTCGATACCTACGCTGCAGTGCGCTGGCCACTTCGTTACCATGACATTCTTCCACCTGTTCGCACCTACTGCATCCTGGTAGGGGTGTGGGTGCTGGCAGCCATATACCCTTTAATTCTGATGACAATGGTGGAGGTAAAGGAAGAAACCCCCCATAAAACGGTGCCCATCTGTCTGGTCGTCATCTCCCTCGGTTTTCTTCAAGTCCAGAACATGGTGGGAATCCACATCTACTTCTTCGTAGCAGCACTCATCTGTGCTGTACTCATTTTTTACTGCTACGTTCGGTTGTACATGGTAACAAGAACCCAGGGCATCTGGCAGATGCGCTTCTCCAGGGCCCGGGTCACACTGCTGGCTCATGGGACACTGCTCCTGCTCTACTTTGCCCCCGGTTTCATTTTTATCCTGGAGCTCTGCCTGTTCCGGAGGGAAGATGTAAGTCAAGACGTCCGCGTGTGGAtcaacacagtaaatatgtgtgttttcatgttgctGCCCAGAGCATTTGCTCCTTTCCTGTATGGGCTCAGGTACAGGGAGATCTCTGATACTCTAATGCAGTTTCTGCATCGGCACAGAAGACTCAACCCAGGTACAGTGTCATAG